Proteins encoded within one genomic window of Halodesulfurarchaeum formicicum:
- a CDS encoding CBS domain-containing protein — MTTLPVRDLLSRDYVGVSESDAVLGAVQLMREAGETAAVVLRGQDAAGVLTAATVLDRLLDGDDLERTPVADAMNPHPETVTPETTVAEATRRLVGTGTTHLLVTDGSEVVGVLDARDLAAAKRTEQAATTETTTAAGGTEESAVQDGYANQSICEGCGSFSQDLVNVDGQLLCPDCRTV; from the coding sequence ATGACCACACTCCCCGTCAGGGACCTTCTCTCACGGGATTACGTCGGGGTGAGCGAATCCGATGCCGTACTCGGCGCGGTACAGCTAATGCGGGAAGCCGGGGAGACGGCTGCGGTGGTCCTCCGCGGGCAGGACGCGGCGGGCGTCCTCACCGCAGCGACCGTCCTCGACAGGTTGCTCGACGGCGACGATCTGGAGCGGACGCCCGTTGCCGACGCGATGAATCCACATCCGGAGACCGTGACCCCGGAGACGACGGTTGCGGAAGCGACCCGGCGCCTCGTCGGTACGGGGACGACCCACCTGCTTGTCACTGACGGGAGCGAAGTGGTGGGGGTCCTCGACGCGAGAGACCTCGCTGCAGCGAAACGCACCGAGCAGGCCGCGACGACTGAAACGACGACCGCCGCCGGTGGCACCGAGGAATCGGCAGTCCAGGACGGATATGCCAACCAGAGTATCTGTGAGGGATGCGGTTCGTTCTCACAGGACCTGGTGAATGTGGACGGACAGCTTCTCTGTCCGGATTGCCGCACGGTCTGA
- a CDS encoding HEWD family protein translates to MSVTIRHPTERTCLRCGREEVWQEDEGTWRAKATGRIYCVHEWNVTGTFSPIKV, encoded by the coding sequence ATGAGTGTTACGATACGCCATCCCACGGAACGAACGTGTCTCCGCTGTGGGCGAGAGGAGGTCTGGCAGGAGGACGAGGGAACCTGGCGCGCGAAGGCAACTGGACGGATCTACTGCGTGCACGAGTGGAACGTGACTGGTACCTTCTCCCCGATCAAGGTGTAG
- a CDS encoding bifunctional metallophosphatase/5'-nucleotidase: MSIDTKYLGEWTYFDGTDAPAGDPDFVLTHLADLHGQLGSSQQVYYDNPRARPPIEFEGEDEVIRPVRGLPTHVSKLDALRSEYDTLLAMSGDTFHGTAETTYTNGQIMIEPINAHVQPDVYVPGNWDFGHEGAADGSALELFDALDAPTLATNLTDASGSQLYDGYRLVEVGGVTIGIVGMTNPYIDRMAPAFHEGKYAFGKAPSLLDETARAAREAGASFVVAVTEIGLPWVVQAAKDFESVDVSLSAHTHEYTYEPIVIGSTETVVVESGMSEALGRIDVRFDGGRPAFRHVLYTFVDGHEYTPAPDTATEVTVEELRAPFFESNPGFQRGAGTLDRPLSTVVGETKSPLSRQSFLESPWNTLFNDALVEYFDADLAISHGNRYGQAIPAGEITLEDIYTFFPVTAPVAAGDAWGQQLWNHVETSLIDNFTPHVYDQEDGRMRAFSGNVELLIDPTAKRGRRLVSFLIDGAPIDPDETYRVATFRRPGAAKRDLGGCNFPFRNVSVEDAIPAAVLVEFLEANSPVEYELTGRVDTPPSGGWVQNTPAEGPYPFIQPGVDYTGGQTYVETAMVPRRYDHPKPGPAPGAEDR, encoded by the coding sequence ATGAGTATCGATACCAAATACCTTGGAGAATGGACGTACTTCGATGGGACAGACGCACCCGCTGGAGACCCGGATTTCGTGCTAACGCACCTCGCTGACCTTCACGGACAGCTTGGATCGTCCCAACAGGTGTACTACGACAACCCCCGTGCTCGACCACCGATCGAGTTCGAGGGCGAAGACGAAGTGATTCGACCCGTTCGGGGACTCCCCACCCACGTATCGAAGCTCGACGCCCTGCGGAGCGAGTACGACACGCTCCTCGCGATGTCCGGGGATACATTCCACGGCACCGCCGAGACGACCTACACGAACGGACAAATCATGATCGAGCCGATCAACGCCCACGTCCAGCCGGACGTGTATGTGCCCGGCAACTGGGACTTCGGTCACGAAGGAGCGGCGGACGGCTCCGCACTGGAGCTGTTCGACGCGCTTGACGCACCGACACTCGCCACGAACCTCACGGATGCCTCCGGCAGCCAGTTATACGATGGCTATCGCCTGGTGGAGGTCGGTGGCGTAACCATCGGCATCGTGGGCATGACAAACCCGTACATCGACCGCATGGCCCCGGCCTTCCACGAGGGAAAGTACGCTTTCGGGAAGGCACCCTCGTTGCTGGATGAGACCGCTCGCGCGGCCCGAGAAGCGGGCGCGTCGTTCGTCGTGGCCGTCACCGAAATCGGGCTGCCCTGGGTCGTACAGGCCGCAAAGGACTTCGAGAGTGTCGACGTGTCCCTCAGCGCCCATACCCACGAGTACACCTACGAGCCGATCGTGATCGGCTCGACCGAAACGGTCGTCGTCGAATCCGGCATGAGCGAGGCCCTTGGCCGGATCGACGTTCGGTTCGACGGCGGTCGTCCGGCCTTCCGACACGTCCTCTACACGTTCGTAGACGGACACGAGTACACGCCAGCCCCGGATACGGCCACAGAAGTGACCGTCGAGGAACTTCGGGCACCCTTCTTCGAGTCGAATCCCGGATTCCAGCGGGGCGCCGGCACGCTCGATCGACCGCTCTCGACGGTCGTCGGCGAAACGAAGTCCCCCCTCTCCCGCCAGTCGTTTCTCGAAAGCCCGTGGAATACCCTGTTCAACGACGCGCTGGTCGAGTACTTCGATGCCGACCTCGCGATCTCGCATGGCAACCGGTACGGGCAGGCGATTCCGGCCGGGGAGATCACCCTCGAGGACATCTATACCTTCTTCCCGGTCACCGCACCCGTGGCAGCGGGAGACGCCTGGGGCCAGCAACTCTGGAATCACGTCGAAACGTCGCTCATCGACAACTTCACGCCGCACGTCTACGACCAGGAAGACGGTCGAATGCGGGCCTTCTCCGGGAACGTTGAACTTCTCATCGACCCGACTGCCAAACGGGGCCGACGGCTCGTTTCCTTCCTCATCGATGGGGCCCCGATCGATCCGGACGAGACCTACCGAGTGGCCACCTTCCGTCGGCCCGGCGCCGCAAAACGAGATCTCGGAGGCTGTAACTTTCCGTTCAGAAACGTCTCGGTCGAGGACGCAATTCCGGCCGCCGTGCTGGTTGAGTTCCTGGAAGCCAATTCGCCAGTCGAGTACGAACTGACAGGCCGAGTAGACACGCCACCATCCGGGGGGTGGGTCCAAAACACGCCAGCGGAGGGACCCTATCCGTTCATTCAGCCGGGCGTTGACTATACCGGTGGCCAGACGTACGTCGAGACGGCGATGGTCCCCCGGCGATACGATCACCCGAAACCGGGGCCGGCACCGGGGGCCGAAGACCGGTAA
- a CDS encoding phosphoglycerate kinase has translation MAIRTLDDLALDGTSVGVRVDINSPLGDDGHLADDARLRAHVDTLSELLERGGKVTVLAHQGRPGGSEFEPLEAHATRFDELLDAPVMYTDATSSAGAREAIDNLDNGQALVLENTRFYSEEYMEFEPARAAQTHLVDRLAPHFDAFVNDAFAAAHRSQPSLVGFSHRLDAYAGRVMEREIDVLGNIDQTPTPRAYVVGGAKVPDSIRIIRHGIEAGLADTILTSGLVANVFLMADGIDLGEEAADYIMEKDFWDQIDRAAELLAEHGDQIELPVDVAVKTEGKRQEIPVQELPTTEHGDVMDIGSETVDRYAECLESTGTAILNGPAGVFEDPAFQRGTKGLFQTVADTEYSVVGGGDTARAIRKFGIDGFDHVSTGGGAALAMLTGQSLPAIEVLDS, from the coding sequence ATGGCGATACGGACCCTCGATGACCTGGCTCTCGACGGGACCTCGGTCGGTGTTCGGGTCGATATCAATAGCCCGCTCGGGGACGACGGACACCTCGCGGACGACGCCCGGCTCAGGGCTCACGTCGATACACTCTCCGAACTCCTCGAACGCGGCGGAAAGGTGACCGTTCTGGCCCACCAGGGGCGGCCTGGCGGTTCGGAGTTCGAGCCACTCGAAGCCCACGCGACTCGCTTCGACGAACTGCTCGACGCCCCGGTAATGTACACCGACGCGACGAGTTCCGCCGGCGCCCGCGAGGCGATCGACAACCTGGACAATGGACAGGCGCTGGTCCTCGAAAACACCCGATTCTACAGCGAGGAGTACATGGAGTTCGAGCCGGCCCGGGCGGCCCAGACACACCTGGTCGATCGGCTCGCGCCGCACTTCGATGCGTTCGTCAACGACGCGTTTGCCGCAGCCCACCGATCCCAGCCCTCCCTCGTCGGGTTTTCCCACCGACTGGACGCCTATGCGGGCCGGGTGATGGAACGGGAGATCGACGTCCTCGGGAACATCGATCAGACCCCGACCCCACGAGCCTACGTGGTCGGTGGCGCGAAAGTCCCCGACTCGATTCGAATCATCAGACACGGTATCGAGGCCGGACTGGCCGATACGATCCTGACCTCGGGTCTCGTTGCGAACGTCTTTCTCATGGCCGACGGCATCGACCTGGGCGAGGAGGCCGCCGATTACATCATGGAGAAGGACTTCTGGGACCAGATCGACCGCGCAGCCGAGTTGCTCGCTGAGCACGGCGACCAGATCGAGTTGCCGGTCGACGTCGCGGTCAAGACTGAGGGCAAGCGCCAGGAGATCCCAGTCCAGGAGCTTCCGACGACGGAGCACGGCGACGTCATGGACATCGGGAGCGAGACGGTTGATCGGTATGCCGAGTGCCTGGAGTCGACGGGAACCGCAATTCTCAACGGCCCGGCCGGGGTCTTCGAGGATCCGGCCTTCCAGCGGGGGACAAAAGGGCTGTTCCAGACCGTCGCCGACACTGAGTACAGCGTCGTCGGTGGGGGCGATACGGCCCGGGCGATCCGGAAGTTCGGGATCGACGGGTTCGACCACGTGAGCACGGGCGGTGGGGCTGCCCTCGCAATGCTCACGGGCCAATCCTTACCGGCTATCGAAGTCCTGGACTCCTGA
- a CDS encoding universal stress protein — translation MYQILMPVDRDEDRSAAQAEYILNCPVDHDEIEVTVLHVLARKDASTADSENFDGNEAAIAAANRLEGAGITVNRTLGTGEPVSGRILDRAAEIDADEIVMSGRKRSGVSQVLIGSTATDVMQAAERPVVMVG, via the coding sequence ATGTACCAGATACTAATGCCCGTCGACCGGGACGAGGACCGAAGTGCGGCCCAGGCGGAGTACATCCTGAACTGCCCGGTCGATCACGACGAAATCGAGGTTACCGTACTGCACGTGCTCGCTCGTAAAGACGCGTCCACGGCGGACAGTGAGAACTTCGACGGAAACGAGGCGGCGATCGCAGCCGCGAATCGACTGGAGGGGGCTGGAATCACTGTCAACCGAACTCTTGGCACGGGCGAGCCTGTATCGGGCCGGATCCTGGACCGGGCCGCGGAGATCGATGCGGACGAGATCGTTATGAGCGGCCGGAAGCGCTCCGGTGTCTCGCAGGTCCTGATCGGCAGCACCGCGACGGACGTGATGCAGGCGGCCGAACGCCCGGTCGTCATGGTCGGGTGA
- a CDS encoding DUF5784 family protein, with protein sequence MASLLRFRRSTESWSAGTVQDRLYRPLNSKLGATASTPWFASPPGYEARRFEMDNGDIALFAWNDHGAYWMGNTETPEALWRTEKYGFSEVPDPISDWAERELLAQLHEETPWLESYPHLSWFFLPVFLSKDGRETSRAFFTDHAAGFPIDDPEPALEFYESFLETGVLDEYRHLMAGKLGTSEALNLIRMTAAMGEFNAAYLLDAAGYDLVPEAPVSTGHSLDFRVEGEDGSHLAEVTHPAPPHRRSVSSAVEAVRQTAATKVDGQLDAHGGGVLLMVDCSSFTNEEWQAVSSAKPAVGHRPAVVYRLRPDGTTAGYADGHVPLDLGTLA encoded by the coding sequence GTGGCTAGTCTGTTACGCTTTCGCCGGTCGACGGAATCCTGGTCCGCAGGGACCGTCCAGGACCGGCTCTATCGCCCACTGAATTCGAAACTCGGTGCGACAGCCTCGACCCCGTGGTTCGCATCGCCGCCTGGCTACGAGGCCAGACGGTTCGAGATGGACAACGGGGACATCGCGCTTTTCGCCTGGAACGACCACGGCGCCTACTGGATGGGGAACACGGAGACGCCGGAAGCGCTCTGGCGGACGGAGAAATACGGCTTTTCGGAGGTCCCGGACCCGATCAGCGACTGGGCCGAACGCGAACTGCTCGCGCAGTTACACGAGGAGACGCCGTGGCTCGAATCGTATCCACACCTCTCCTGGTTTTTCCTCCCGGTCTTTCTCTCGAAGGATGGGCGTGAGACCTCCCGGGCGTTCTTCACCGACCACGCGGCCGGCTTCCCGATCGACGACCCGGAACCGGCCCTTGAGTTCTACGAATCCTTCCTCGAAACTGGCGTGCTCGACGAGTACCGACACCTGATGGCCGGGAAACTCGGAACCTCGGAGGCGCTCAACCTGATCCGCATGACCGCGGCGATGGGAGAGTTCAACGCGGCCTATCTCCTCGATGCGGCGGGGTACGATCTCGTCCCCGAGGCCCCTGTCTCGACTGGCCACTCCCTCGATTTCCGGGTCGAAGGTGAAGATGGATCCCATCTCGCCGAAGTGACCCACCCGGCGCCGCCACACCGACGCAGCGTGAGTTCAGCCGTGGAGGCGGTTAGGCAAACGGCTGCGACCAAAGTCGACGGGCAACTCGACGCACACGGTGGCGGGGTCCTGCTGATGGTCGACTGTTCGAGTTTCACGAACGAGGAGTGGCAGGCCGTCTCGAGTGCGAAGCCAGCCGTCGGGCACCGGCCTGCAGTGGTCTACAGGCTCCGGCCCGATGGGACGACGGCTGGGTACGCTGACGGACACGTCCCACTTGACCTCGGCACCCTGGCCTGA
- a CDS encoding cyclase family protein: MQDLSHRFEADMPTFPGDPGVQVSPVKTIEQDGYRVTGFEGTSHAGTHIDAPSHTEPEGKPLADLPVERFVFDTIRVDCRDLDAREPIPPERVPETEADCVVFQTGWDEFWGTDRYLDHPYLAPETARRCAKRDLAVGTDTLNPDPSPSPNRDQAEPEGYQAHHALLGAELLIIENLTNLESVPERFELHAQPLPLGTDGGPVRAIAIEQE, from the coding sequence GTGCAGGATCTCTCTCACCGCTTCGAGGCCGACATGCCGACGTTTCCCGGCGATCCCGGGGTCCAGGTGTCGCCGGTAAAAACTATCGAGCAGGACGGCTACCGTGTGACTGGGTTCGAGGGAACCAGTCACGCCGGGACCCACATCGACGCGCCGTCTCACACCGAACCAGAGGGGAAGCCCCTCGCTGACTTGCCTGTCGAACGGTTCGTCTTCGATACAATCCGGGTCGATTGTCGTGACCTGGACGCCAGGGAGCCAATTCCACCCGAACGCGTCCCCGAAACCGAGGCCGACTGTGTCGTCTTTCAGACTGGCTGGGACGAGTTCTGGGGGACCGACCGCTACCTCGATCATCCGTATCTGGCCCCCGAGACGGCCCGCCGGTGTGCAAAGCGGGATCTCGCAGTCGGGACGGACACGCTCAACCCGGATCCGTCCCCGTCACCGAATCGCGACCAAGCGGAGCCCGAAGGCTATCAGGCCCATCACGCGCTGCTGGGAGCCGAACTGCTTATCATCGAGAACCTCACCAACCTCGAATCGGTCCCCGAGCGGTTCGAATTGCACGCCCAACCGCTCCCGCTGGGGACCGACGGCGGGCCAGTTCGAGCCATTGCCATCGAGCAGGAGTGA
- a CDS encoding DUF5785 family protein yields MTADGSEWPIDPDGPEGSNDLRRFDMAILSKFVPKSAFPLSTEAFLDDHGEKPVRLNYHRVERVATLFEHVDAKSFETKTEFHRAVGEAIRKGGYWEFTAED; encoded by the coding sequence ATGACCGCCGACGGCTCCGAGTGGCCCATCGATCCCGACGGTCCCGAGGGCAGCAACGACCTCCGCCGGTTCGACATGGCGATCCTCTCGAAATTCGTCCCCAAATCGGCTTTCCCGCTCTCGACGGAGGCGTTCCTCGACGACCACGGCGAGAAGCCCGTCCGACTGAACTATCACCGTGTGGAGCGTGTCGCCACGCTCTTCGAACACGTCGACGCAAAATCTTTCGAGACCAAAACCGAGTTTCACCGGGCCGTTGGCGAGGCGATCAGAAAGGGTGGATACTGGGAGTTCACTGCCGAAGACTGA
- a CDS encoding ester cyclase: protein MSDHETVVKRYYEELFTEGALDVAEEILAEDIRYHGPRSVTPGTLESPSQVKAFVKRYHGAFPDIDYHVESVFRSGDQVAVRWTSEGTHTEELFGIEGQGKEFTGTGLNVFEFEDGKIAEVWSYWDTLGMVRELGLVAPMGLASKQ from the coding sequence ATGTCAGATCACGAAACCGTCGTCAAACGATACTACGAGGAACTGTTCACCGAAGGAGCCCTGGACGTAGCCGAGGAGATACTGGCCGAGGACATCCGGTATCACGGACCACGAAGTGTGACTCCCGGGACGCTGGAATCGCCGTCACAGGTCAAGGCATTCGTCAAACGGTATCACGGGGCCTTCCCCGACATCGACTACCACGTCGAATCGGTGTTTCGCTCGGGCGATCAGGTCGCGGTCCGCTGGACTTCCGAAGGGACTCACACGGAGGAACTGTTCGGAATCGAAGGCCAGGGCAAGGAGTTCACCGGAACAGGACTGAACGTCTTCGAGTTCGAAGACGGAAAAATCGCCGAGGTCTGGTCCTACTGGGACACGCTGGGGATGGTCCGTGAACTGGGTCTGGTCGCCCCGATGGGGCTCGCCTCGAAGCAATAG
- the dacZ gene encoding diadenylate cyclase DacZ encodes MTDSCALLDDIIADIDAIFLFSPTPSEYEAAQSLEEIPVVVVGTENDVDAEVFVDVPLEFDRVRDYIQFALEGATDQEVVEPGDEVAAVLSLFSDDRDMVARVRVQSGTHGIYDLFTESRADPDVIRNTFDVAIELGKKGQKGKPVGALFVVGDAGNVMNKSRPLSYNPFEKSHVHVGDPIVNVMLKEFSRLDGAFVISDSGKIVSAYRYLEPSAEGVDIPKGLGARHMAAGAITRDTGAVAVVLSESDGMVRAFKSGDLVLELDPEEY; translated from the coding sequence ATGACTGACTCGTGTGCCTTGCTGGACGACATCATCGCGGACATCGACGCCATCTTTCTGTTCTCCCCGACCCCTTCCGAGTACGAGGCGGCCCAGTCCCTGGAGGAGATCCCGGTCGTGGTCGTCGGGACGGAGAACGATGTCGACGCGGAGGTGTTTGTCGACGTTCCGCTGGAGTTCGATCGCGTTCGGGACTACATTCAGTTCGCGCTGGAGGGGGCGACAGACCAGGAGGTCGTCGAACCGGGGGACGAGGTGGCGGCCGTCCTCAGTCTGTTCAGCGACGACCGGGATATGGTCGCTCGGGTGCGCGTTCAGAGTGGCACTCACGGGATTTACGACCTGTTCACTGAATCCCGGGCCGACCCGGACGTGATTCGGAACACCTTCGACGTGGCGATCGAACTCGGGAAGAAAGGCCAGAAGGGCAAACCGGTCGGGGCGCTGTTCGTGGTCGGCGACGCCGGCAACGTAATGAACAAATCCCGGCCGCTCTCGTACAACCCCTTCGAGAAGTCCCACGTCCACGTCGGGGATCCGATCGTGAACGTGATGCTCAAGGAGTTTTCGCGGCTGGACGGCGCCTTCGTCATCTCGGACTCCGGCAAGATCGTCTCAGCGTACCGGTATCTCGAACCCTCTGCGGAGGGCGTGGACATCCCGAAGGGCCTGGGCGCTCGTCACATGGCTGCGGGTGCCATCACGCGGGATACCGGGGCCGTGGCGGTCGTCTTGAGCGAAAGCGACGGGATGGTCCGGGCGTTCAAGAGCGGCGATCTGGTCCTGGAGCTAGATCCGGAGGAGTACTGA
- a CDS encoding mechanosensitive ion channel domain-containing protein, with translation MAEWFVGTGVEMRYLLAVAVLVLGLVAGYLVGRLNRQILSRLGVDEAVEGTSLERTARNLNSDVISLLGNASSWIIYVVTAVYSLEIAGLVETSVLLSKFADLLPSYVLAAVIVMGGLLVGDKVEMSVDEWLKGIKFPEITLVGQLLRYTVIFVAVLLALAQIGVAVGVLVLLLGAYLLAIIVLLASALHQLLAAGGAGLFLLLTQPYTIGDRIAVGEREGVVQEVQLFVTKIEEDGRVYLVPNHLVLKNGATLVLDV, from the coding sequence ATGGCCGAGTGGTTCGTCGGTACCGGCGTGGAGATGCGGTATCTACTGGCTGTTGCGGTGCTCGTCCTCGGGCTGGTGGCGGGGTATCTCGTCGGGCGGCTCAACCGACAGATCCTGAGCCGACTGGGCGTCGACGAGGCCGTCGAGGGCACGAGTTTAGAGCGGACGGCCCGGAACCTCAACTCGGATGTCATCTCCCTTCTGGGGAACGCATCGTCCTGGATTATTTATGTAGTTACGGCCGTCTACAGTCTCGAAATCGCGGGTCTCGTCGAGACGAGTGTCCTGCTCTCGAAGTTCGCCGACCTCCTGCCGTCCTACGTGCTCGCCGCGGTCATCGTCATGGGTGGACTGTTGGTCGGCGACAAAGTCGAAATGTCGGTCGACGAGTGGCTCAAGGGGATCAAGTTTCCGGAGATAACCCTCGTTGGCCAACTCCTCCGGTACACGGTGATCTTCGTCGCGGTGCTTTTGGCACTCGCTCAGATCGGAGTCGCGGTCGGCGTCCTGGTCCTCCTCTTGGGGGCCTACCTGCTTGCTATCATCGTGTTGCTCGCTTCGGCGCTTCACCAGTTGCTCGCGGCGGGCGGAGCCGGACTATTCCTCCTGCTGACCCAACCCTACACCATCGGGGATCGAATCGCGGTCGGGGAACGTGAGGGTGTCGTCCAGGAGGTCCAGCTGTTCGTGACGAAAATCGAAGAGGACGGTCGGGTGTATCTCGTGCCGAACCATCTCGTCCTCAAAAACGGCGCGACACTGGTCCTCGACGTCTAA
- a CDS encoding acyltransferase yields MSEPRHERLTARRTPGDRNALHYWQAAKPLWIVARNYAAIVLARHSPSLRMKNWLFRRLGMEIESGATWALESTPDVFFPELITVESEAIVGYDATILCHEFLQDEYRTGPVRIGERAMIGAGAIVLPGVEIGADAQVAANSLVTEDVPPGETVAGVPAEPVD; encoded by the coding sequence GTGTCCGAGCCACGCCACGAGCGGCTCACCGCTCGCCGAACCCCTGGAGACCGGAACGCACTCCATTACTGGCAAGCGGCCAAACCGCTCTGGATCGTGGCCCGGAACTACGCGGCGATCGTTCTGGCCCGGCATTCGCCCAGCCTCCGAATGAAAAACTGGCTGTTCAGGCGACTCGGGATGGAAATCGAGTCCGGGGCGACCTGGGCCCTCGAATCGACGCCCGACGTCTTCTTCCCGGAGTTGATCACCGTCGAGTCCGAGGCGATCGTTGGGTATGACGCGACGATCCTCTGTCATGAATTCCTCCAGGACGAGTACCGGACTGGTCCCGTCCGGATCGGCGAACGGGCCATGATCGGAGCCGGTGCAATTGTGCTCCCGGGTGTCGAAATCGGGGCCGATGCACAAGTCGCGGCGAACTCGCTGGTGACAGAAGACGTCCCACCCGGCGAGACGGTCGCAGGAGTCCCAGCCGAACCCGTCGATTAG
- a CDS encoding GNAT family N-acetyltransferase has protein sequence MRVSVTPAESDALDAVLECWIDLVEGQRAYGSHIEGETNREAARDLLGQYIAGEMLAVARPADESADEIIGFVMFYRDRGLFEESVPRGVIENVYVVPSARGNGVGSALMDYAETELADRGVEVVGLSAMAENRTAREWYRSRGYEEHRVVMERQLDDH, from the coding sequence ATGCGGGTCTCGGTTACGCCAGCCGAATCGGATGCTCTCGACGCCGTCCTGGAGTGCTGGATCGATCTCGTGGAGGGGCAGCGGGCCTACGGCTCGCACATCGAGGGCGAAACAAATCGGGAGGCAGCGCGTGATCTCCTCGGGCAGTACATCGCGGGGGAGATGCTGGCTGTGGCCCGCCCAGCGGACGAGTCCGCGGACGAAATAATCGGTTTCGTGATGTTTTACCGCGATCGGGGCCTGTTCGAGGAGTCGGTCCCCCGCGGGGTCATCGAAAACGTGTACGTCGTTCCGTCGGCCCGCGGAAACGGTGTTGGATCGGCGCTCATGGACTACGCCGAGACCGAACTCGCCGACCGAGGGGTCGAGGTGGTGGGCCTCTCCGCGATGGCCGAAAACCGGACGGCCCGGGAGTGGTACCGGAGTCGGGGCTACGAGGAACACCGAGTCGTCATGGAGCGGCAACTCGACGATCACTGA
- a CDS encoding DoxX family membrane protein: MTQTIQANLPGGDLSLDLNGTWTAYWLFILRVVTGWWMFHAGLTKVWETYVLGSPFDAAWFIQFASQGTILEGVLALFNNSAGIALTNFMIPWGELLIGLGILLGAFTRLAAFFGGFLMFFFYFVNAGWTHGLFNSDLMALVLFVTIGIMGAGRIWGVDQYLEKMDWAQNPIARAILG; the protein is encoded by the coding sequence ATGACCCAAACAATACAGGCCAACTTGCCAGGGGGCGATCTGTCCCTGGATCTCAACGGCACGTGGACGGCGTACTGGCTTTTCATTCTCAGAGTCGTCACCGGCTGGTGGATGTTCCACGCCGGATTGACCAAGGTCTGGGAGACCTACGTCCTGGGCTCACCGTTCGACGCAGCCTGGTTCATTCAGTTTGCCTCCCAGGGGACCATCCTCGAAGGTGTGCTCGCGCTGTTCAACAACTCGGCCGGCATCGCCCTCACGAATTTCATGATACCGTGGGGAGAGCTGTTGATCGGGCTGGGCATCCTGCTGGGTGCGTTCACCAGACTGGCCGCCTTCTTCGGGGGCTTTCTAATGTTTTTCTTCTACTTCGTAAACGCCGGCTGGACCCACGGGTTGTTCAACAGCGACCTGATGGCCCTGGTGCTTTTCGTCACCATCGGGATCATGGGCGCCGGACGGATCTGGGGTGTCGATCAGTACCTCGAGAAGATGGACTGGGCGCAAAATCCGATCGCCCGCGCGATACTGGGCTAG